TGGGAATGCGTCCTCCCCGTCTGTGCAACGCAGTCGGGCGGGTGTGAACTCTGCGGTTTATGAATTAAGCAGGCTAATAGTCATTTCCCATCATGCTGACCGATTTTATTTCCAAACAATCACACATTAATGCAGGAATCTTGACATGAAACCTCAAACCAAGTATTTGATCCGGTGGTTAGCGATAGCCGCTTTTGCGCTAGCTCTCGTTTTGCTCTTCATCTCGCTGTTTCAGAACTTCATCAAACCACCGAAAATCAATCTTCCGGTCAGAGAAGCGCGTGCCGTCTGGATGAGCCGGTTTGATTACACAGAACGGTTCAAGACGCACGATCCCGATTCGATCCGCGCTTATATCGACGAATCGTTCCGCCAAATTCACGACGCCAATTTCAATATGGTTTTCTTTCAGGTTCGCGGAAACGCCGATGCTTTTTATCAATCCAAATATGAGCCCTGGAGTATATTACTAACCGGAACGCTGGGGAAAAATCCCGGATGGGATCCTTTAGAATTCGCCATTCAAACGGCTCACAAATACGGGTTAGAACTTCACGCTTGGATCAATACTTTTCCAGCTTGGCGCGGATTGGAAAATCCCATCCTAACGACTCCGCTTCATCCGTATCTACGACATCCAGAATGGATCGTTTGTGATAATTCGGGCAAACCGATGCCAAAATCCGACCATTATATTTCATTTTCCCCCGGAATTCCCGCCGTGCGCGACCATATCGTTAAGGTCGTTGCCGACATCGTCTCAAAATATGACGTCGATGGAATTCACTTTGATTATATACGCTATCCTGAAAATTCCCCCGAACTCGGTTATTCCCACGACCGCATCAGCATCCGAAGGTTCAAGTCGCCGGAATCCAATCCGCTAAATCTAAACTGGGACGATTGGCAGAGAGATCAAGTAACCGCTTTTATCACCAAAGCCTACGACACCATTACGTCGATCAAACCCTATGTCAAAGTCTCCGCATCTGTCATTGGAAATTATCAAACTTCAGGCTGGAACGGCTATAATGTAGTTTATCAAGACGCCCGGCGCTGGGCTGAAATCGATAAAATCGATATGATCGTTCCGATGATTTACTACCGACGCGATTACCGTGAAAATTCCTTTCCAACAGTCGTCAAGGAATGGAAAGAAACAATTCACAAAGAACGTCCGGTGCTCGCAGGGTTGGGCGCCTACGCGCTTGATTGGGACGAGATTTTGCTCGAAATCGATGACACGCGCAACAATGGATTATCGGGATTGGTTTTCTTTGCGATCAGTTCGCTGGATTCCGAAAAACTGGCTTCTCTGAAATCGACGAAATTCCAGTATCCGACGCTTCTGCCAGCGCTCTCGTGGAAAGATACCATTCCACCCATGACGCCAAATAATTTCCAAATTGCCAAAGAAGAAAAACAGGTTCGTTTTTCGTGGACATCGCCAGACGTTCCAAAAGACCACGAAATTGTTCAACAATACGTTATTTACCGATCAAAATTCAAACCGGTCGATACGACTCGCGGCGAAAATATCTTCGTTATTGTTTCGGGAACTCAAACTGAAATGCTTGTCGATCCTAAAAAGAACATCGACGATTATTTCTACACCATCACAGCGCTTGATCACGCCAGAAACGAAAGCAAGCCATCGTCTGCCCTTCGAGTTGAAGATTAGTATGATTAATTTAGTAAGACCTGTACACCTCTGGCGAAAACGACTCTTGAAAAAACGCGGTTTCCGGCGCTTTTAAAGGATCAGATAGATTCCATTAGTCTAGATTCAAGCGTTCGTTTCGGCTGTGAACCGGTGATTTGAGAAAACACAGCCCCATTTTTAAAAAGTAACAGCGCCGGAATGCTACGAATACCGAATCTGGGCGGAATCATCGGGTGTTCTTCCACGTTCAATTTACCGAACTTGATCTTTCCGGCGTATTGCTTCGATAGTTCTTCCACAATCGGTTCGATTTTTAAACAGGGAGCGCACCATGTCGCCCAAAAATCGACCAAAACCGGGATATTGGATTTCAATA
This Candidatus Marinimicrobia bacterium CG08_land_8_20_14_0_20_45_22 DNA region includes the following protein-coding sequences:
- the trxA gene encoding thioredoxin, with amino-acid sequence MIVITESNFEAEVLKSNIPVLVDFWATWCAPCLKIEPIVEELSKQYAGKIKFGKLNVEEHPMIPPRFGIRSIPALLLFKNGAVFSQITGSQPKRTLESRLMESI